GACTCTTGGTCCACTACTTTAAACGACAAGCCCGCAAAAATTTTGCCGTCGCCAGATTCATCAACTAATTGAAAGGAGACCCGATTACCACGACGAGGGCACGCGAGAATCTTGTTGCTGAGAAAAGGGGTGTCTTCAGATTTCAGAGGCTTATAACTTGTCATGCGAAGCTCCTTGCTCAGTGCAATTGGGATAAATGGTGCAAGTCCGGCCATCAGGGGCTGTATATGTCGAGAAGTCGGATGTGTTCCCAAAACAGAATCCATATGGGTCCGCCAGTCCCTTGCCTAAGCAACGTTTCCAGCCCGAGGGAAATCTGATCCAGTTGTCACCCACGGCGGGTAGCTCATCGGGTGACATCTCGATCACTAGCCGCACTGTTTTCCCAACTACCTGCTCACGCTGTACCGCACCGCCGGGCATGTGTTTGAGCCATTGGCCGTGCTCGTCCACGGCACGGCAGTCGAGAATCTTGATCAACTGGCGTTTTGCGCCGGATGTTCGAAACAGCCAGCGGCATTGGCCATCGAACTGCTTAACGCCGGAGGTCGGCATGCCTGTTATTTGTTCCGGCAGTTGGTCAAGAACCGACAGCCCCCCAGCGCCTGTTCCGTCCTGCTGAACCCAATATCCTCCCTGGCGCAGATATCCCCATCTGCCACGCACGACGAAGGAGACGCTCATCAATGCCAGTGGGCAGCCACTGACACGCTGGCTGACAGGAATCTGAAAACTGAGGTGCTGAGGTCTGTCGGTGAAGTCTGATGACTTATGGGGGTACTCAGTAGGGCCTCGTGTGGCACGAAATAGCGCGCATTCGGTGCCTGGGGCAGGTTCGTAGCGCGCAAGCGCGGTGATTTTGAAATTGGCGGGCAGGTCGGTCTCCAGCGTGAAATCTTTGCTGGCGCAGCCGCCAAGGGCGAGCAGCAGTAACAGTTGCGTCGCCTGTTTCATAAGTCGCTTCCCTGCGGCCGGAAGCGCGCTTCGCCCAGCGCTCGCTGGAAGTGACTGGTGGGTGTTTCGCCAGGCTGCGGATGCCAGCGCTCCGGAAAGCGGTGATGGCCGTCGTAGAGAGTCTGGATGAGCAGCAGATGCAGTGCTTCTGGTTCTTTCCACTGCCACTGCGTGGCTTGGTGGATGATGCTGTCGAGCCATTCCAGCGGGGGCTGCTTTGATGCCAGCCCGGTATAGGCCTCAGGATGTTCGGCAAGCAGGTAGCGGTGAAGGTTTTCGCGCAGGATGGAGTTTGCTTGCGGGTGGTCTTCCGGGAGTGAAAGCCAGGCGGGGGCGGCGGGTACGGGCAGGTTGCCGGGGGCGGGATTTCGCGTGGCGCGCCACCCGGAGGCCCAATAGCAGACGGCATGCATTGGCCCGAGGTAAGCGGGAAGGTCTTGTTCTGCGAGGTGGTGAAGGGCGCGGCCGAGCACGCGGTTGTCGTGGAAGCGGTAGAGCAATTGGCGCGGCGGTTCACCGATCAGCAGGCGCTCGCGCCAGTGCCGGGCGATGGCTGCGATTTGCCCGGACGGTGCGCTGGCCAACCAACCCCAGTCTTGCCGAGGGGCGTCGTGCAAGGGTGTCAGCAGGTCCAGTGCTGCTTCGTCCAATTCGAATAGCCAGGGGCCGGCCTGCTGCAGTTCGGCCAGCGGTGTACCGGCGTAGATGGCTTGCGCTCCCGGCAATTGCGTCATCTGATTGAGGGCTTTCAGGGTGTCGGGCTGGCACTGCGCATCGAGGATCAGGTACAGCGAATCGCCCCGCCGGCGTTGCTCATGCATCCACTGCTGAATGACGTTCATGCTGCACCTCCGAGTTCGCACTGGCCTTCGCGACAGGCCTCGCAAATCGGGCAGAAGTCACTTTGCAGGCGGCGAGACGCAGCCATCAGGCCGAGTTGGGTAACGCTGATCGCTGCGGGTGGCTCTGGTGGTTGCGGTGGCGCGACAAGTTCGCCGGGCGGCAGGGGGGTTGCGGGCAGGCCGGGAAGTGGGGCGCCGCCCAGCACGATCGAGGTGCTGCTGAAAATGCCCCCTGGCCCGATGAGGATGTGGTGCCCGCCGGCATGCAGGCTGATGCTGGAGCCTGCGTCGATCACCAGTTGCGCACCAGCTTTCAGGTGGATCTGCTGGCCTGCCGCGACGGTAATTACGCCATTGGTGCGGGTGTGCTGATCGCCGCTGACCCACAGATGGTCGTTGGAGCAGAGGTGAACCTTGCGGTCGCCCTGGATGATGCGGTGCTCTTCGGCGTTCAACTGGCTGAGGCTGTTGCCTTCCACGATCTCGCGTCGTTGGTTGCCGATGTGCAGCAGGCTATCGTTCTTGATGTCCTGGCGCAGGTCGCGTTCGGCATGCAGGTAGATCTGCTCCTGGCCTGCACGATCCTCGATGTGCAGTTCGTTGTAGCCAGTGCTACCCGGGCTGCTGTGGCTGCGGAATACGCTGCGTGTTCGATTGGCTGGGAGTTCGTACGGTGGTTTGTGCCGGGAGTCTGGTATGCAGGCTGTGATGACGGGGTTGTCCGGGTTGCCTTCATAGAAGCTGACCAGCACCTCCATCCCCACGCGCGGGATGGTGACGGCACCGTAGCGGTCGCCGGCCCAACTGGAGGCCACGCGAATCCAGCAACTGCTGCGGGCACCCAGGTCGCCTTCGCGGCTCCAGGGGAATACGACTTTTACCCGGCCGAACTCATCGCAGCAGATCTCATCGTTCGAGTCGCCGGTTACGTGCGCGCTCTGGCTCACCAGCACGCGAGGCCGTGGATGCTTCATCGGCGGTCGGAATGGGACCGCCCAGGGGGTTACGGTGAATTGATTGCTGTAGCTCTGGCTGTCGTTGTCGCCGGTTGCATCGGCGAGTTCTTCGAGGGCCTGGCTCTGCACGATGGTATGGCTGACGGAGGTGATGAGCCACAGGTCGTTCAAGGCAGACCGGGGATGGTCGCGCAGGGTCAGGAAATAGCCGCTGCGCAGCAGAGGTTGGTCGCTGTCTCCTGTGGCCTGATCGCGCTGCAAACGATGCAGGTCGAGGCGTCGCTGGCTGAGCCGCTTACCAGTTGCGCGGTTATCGAAGTGCCCAGGGAAATCATAGTCTTCGAGGCTGGGCGCAAGATCGGTGGTCGCCTCTGCCTCCAGGGTCAGGCTGGACTGGAGAAAGTTGTAATCGCGTCGGGCAACGTTTGAGCTGGCGATGGTGGCAATCGGGCTGAAGCGCTTGATGACGGGCTCGTCGGATACCAGGCCATTGCCTTGATGGAAGGAGACCGGAGCGGGCAACAGAGGGAAGGCTGTCTGGTCATCGCCAAAAACCAGCACGTGATTTTCCGTGGTGTGCTGGAAGTGGTAGTGAATGCCAACCTCCTCACAAATTCTTTGCAAGAAATTGAGGTCGCTCTCGGCGTATTGCACGCAGTACTCGCGCTCGGGGTAATCGACGGCAAGTTCTGAAAAGCGATAGTCGCCCTGAAGGATGCCGTGCGACTCAAGCAGCGTCGCTATGATGTCGGGAATACGCAGGTGCTGGAATACGCGGGAATTTCGCCGATGGGCAAGGAGCTGTAGTCGTGGAACCAGGCTCAGCCTGTAGTGGCTCAGTCGTACGCCTGGTTCGGCGAATTCCGCGCGGTAGATGACGCCGTGAATGCCCTGGTCGGTTCCGGGTAGCTTCAGGTAGGCCGTTTTGCCTAGCAGTCGGTTCAGGTCTATGTCGGCTCGTTCGCTGACGCACTCGATATCAAATCGATAGGGCTGGCTGATGGCTTCCTCGCCAGTTGCTCGCCAGACCAGCAACTCCTGGGAAAAGTCATCGATACGCAGTGTGACGCGAGAGGTGATGTCGTTGGCGAACATTCACAGGGCCTTCTGTTGGAGGTCCGCTGTGCCGCAATGGCTGGCGGAGAAGGCCTGGATGTTGGGGTTTCATACAAGAGGGGCGCAGTCGGTCAATTCCGGGAATACCTGAGGAAAGATCGCTATCTGTTGGGACTGCCGAGCAGGTTTATCCGGTGTGCAATTGGTTGCCGGTGTCCACTGTGTCTCTGCGCGGACGCCCTGTATCGATTGGCCTGCTTTACGCCGAACGGGCGCCTATCCTGAATCCTTTGCCCACTCTTCGGCTGCACGCCGAAGCCATCATCCTCAACGTTGGAGGCATGTGATGAACCTGCACCTGAGAGACAAACTGGCCCTTGTCAGCGGCTCGACCAAAGGCATCGGCTTCGCCATCGCCCAGGGCCTCGCCCGCGAAGGCGCAGATGTGATCATCAATGGCCGCAGCCAGGCGTCGGTCGATGAGGCGCTGGGCCGGCTGCGTGCCGCGCAGGCCGATGCCAGGGTGGAGGGGTTCGCCGGTGATCTTGCCGACCCGGTGCAGATTGCCGCGCTGGTCGCGCGTCATCCGGTGGTGGATGTGCTGGTGAACAACCTCGGTATCTTCGATCCGAAGCCGTTCGAGGAGATTCCGGATGAGGACTGGGTACGTTTTCTCGACGTCAACCTGTTGTCGGGAGTGCGCCTGTCCCGGGCCTACCTGCCGGGCATGAAGCGCAAGAACTGGGGGCGCGTGGTGTTCATCAGCAGCGAGAGCGGCGTGCAGATTCCGCTGGAGATGATTCACTACGGTGTGACCAAGACTGCCCAGCTCGGGCTGTCCCGCGGGCTGGCGGAAAGCTGCGCCGGCACCGGGGTGACGGTAAACGCAGTGCTGCCGGGGCCGACAGCCTCGGAAGGCGTGGGCGACTTCGTGGAGAAGCTTTCCGGTGGGCAGCCGTTCGAGGAGTTCGAGGCGGAATTCTTCCGCAGCGCTCGGCCCAGCTCGCTGATCAAGCGTTTCGCCCGTCCCGAGGAAGTGGCCAACCTGGTGGTCTACGTCTGTTCCGAGGCGTCATCGGCCACCAATGGCGCGGCGTTGCGCGTGGACGGCGGCGTGGTGCGCTCGATCGTCTAGGGCTGGCGCTCAGTCGGCGCTGAGGCTTTCGAACTCCAGCCCCAGCGCCAGGCTGCCGCAGCCGAGGTGGCCGAGCCATTGCTGCGCCTCCGGGCCGGACAGATGGGCGTCCAGCTCACTCTGGCTGATCCAGTGGCTCTGCATCTGCCAGTGATCGACAGCCAGTGGCCACAGTTCGCAGGACTGGCAGCCGGGCTGGCGCCGGAGTTGGTCGCGCAGGGCGCCCAGATGCTGTTCCAGCATGGCGGCCCGGCCTGGAGCCGCGCGGACGCGAACGATGGCAATGGCGGGCGAAGACATGGCGAAGCTCCCTGGGCTGGCGGACACGGTGTCATTGGGCGCCGACGCTGGGTTTGGGTAAACGCCGGAAACGGCTTTCAAACGATATGATCGATGCTGCAAGCCTGGGTGCCTGCGGCGGCTGCCTGAACCGCCAGCTCCGCGCAAAAGTGCCTGGCCAATCGCCGCTGCTCAGCCCAGTTGCTGCAGCAGGTTGCGTACCTTGTCCAGTGCCGGGTCGATGTCGAGGGTATCGATGGCGCCAAAACCCAGCACCAGGCCCTCGCGGGGTGGAACCTGGTCGTAGAACGGGGCGAGCCCGTAGAGGCCGACGTCCAGCTTGCGTGCCAGTTCAATCAGCAGCGGCACGCTGACGTCCTTGTGCAGCAGGGCGGTGAGGTGGAAGCCGGCAACCGACGGCACGGCCTCCAGCCACGGCGCCAGATCGCCGGCCAGGCGCGCGAGGATGCGCTCGCGGCGGCCAGCGTAGATGCCGTGGCAGCGGCGGATGTGCTTGAGCAGGTAGCCCTCGGCCATGAACTTGGCCAGCGCCCATTGCGGCAGGGTGGAACTATGCCAGTCGCTGAGCTGGCGGGCGCGGATGACCGCCGGGAACAGTGGTGGCGGCAGGATCAGGTAGCCCAGGCGCAGCTCCGGCAGCAATACCTTTGAGAAGGTGCCGATATAGGCGACCACGCCGTGGCGGTCGAGGCTTTGCAGCGAGTCGCTGGGGCGGCCCTCGTAGCGGAATTCGCTGTCGTAGTCGTCTTCGATCACCAGCGCTCCAAGTTCCACCGCGCGCGCCAGCAAGGCTTCACGGCGTGCGGGGCTCATCGGCATGCCGAGCGGGAACTGGTGCGATGGCGTGGTGTAGATCATCCGCGTGCCGTCGGGAATCCGGTCGACGCAAATTCCCTCGGCATCCACCGGGACGCTCGCCACGTCGGCACCGAGCATGCGGAACAGCAGGCGTGCCGGAGGGTAGCCGGGGTCTTCCATCGCCACTTTGTCGCCGGGCCGCAGCATCACCCGGGCCAGCAGGTCGAGGGCCTGTTGCGCGCCGTTGCAGACCATCACGTCGTCCAGTCGGCAGTTCACCCCGCGGGCATAGGCGATGTGCTGGGCGATACCATCGCGCAGTTGGGTGAGCCCCTCGGGGCGGCTGTAGTGCCCGCGCGGCGTGTTCATCTGGCGCATGGCGTGATTCACGCAGCGGCGCCATTCCTCCTGGGGAAATTGCAATCGGGTAGTGGCGCCGCCGATGAAATCGGCTCGCGCTGTGCCTTCTGCGCCAGGATGGCTGAGACGTGTGTTCAGGCCAGCCCAGTGGTCGATATTGTCCTGGCTGGCGAAGCGGAAGGTCTCCTGGCTGCGTTCGTGACGTGGTGCGCGGGCGTTGACGAAGGTACCGCTGCCGACCTTGCCGACCAGCACGCCTTCATAGGTAAGCTGTGCGTAGGTATCGGAAATGGTTTTGCGCGAAATGCCCAGTTGCTCTGCCAGGAGGCGGCTGGGAGGCAGCCGGGTGCCCGAAGCGAGACGGCCGGAGTCGATGGCTTCGCGCAACTGGCGATAGAGTTGCCCGGCCAGGTCCTTCTGGCCGTGGATGATCAGGTGAAGCTCCAAGAACGGACTCCCGGCGGGCATGCAGAACATCAAGAGTAGCGCCGGGGTGGAAGGCTGGTGAAGTTGAGCGGCGGGATTTCCCGCAATTGGCCACCGGCAGCATGCCCGGCGCGGCGCACAATGAGTGGGCCATTCATTTATCCCGGAGCCGGCCATGGAGCCTCGCCTGGACTACTACACCGCCTCGCCAGAGGCCCTGAAGGCTGTACTGACCCTGGAAGCCGCGATCTTCGAACTGTCCGTCGAGCGGCCTCTGCTGGAGCTGGTCCGCCTGCGGGTTTCGCAGGTCAACAATTGCGCGTTCTGCGCCGACATGCACGCGATGGAGGCCCGCCGTGCGGGTGAAACGGAGCGGCGCCTGTTCGCCGTCAGCGTGTGGCGCGAGTCGCCATTCTTCACCGCGCGCGAACGGGCTGCGCTGGAGTGGTGCGAGGCGGTGACACTGCTGTCGGAGTCCAGGGTGCCCGAAGCGGTGTTCCTGCATGCCCGTGAGCAGTTCAGCGAGCGCGAACTGGTGGACCTGACGGTGGCCATCGGCGCGATCAACTGCTGGAACCGGCTGGCCGTTTCATTCCGCCAGTTACCGCCGCCCTGATGTGTCTCCGGCGAGGCTGGCGTTGCGGCGCAGCGGCAGGCAGCACAGCGCGCCGACCAGCAGCGCGCCGGCGGCGGTGCCCAGGGCCGGCACGAAGCTGCCGGTCAGTCCGCGCAGGGCGCTGGCGGCCAGTGGGCCGACGATCTGCCCGATACCATACAGCGCCGTCATCGCCGCCAGCATGTTGAAGCGCACCTGCCCGGCCACCGCGCGTGCTGCGGGCATGGCGATGGTCACGGTGCCCATGAAGCTGCCGCCGACCAGCACGGCGCTGCCCAGGTAGAGCAGGGCGGACTGGCCGAGCGCCGGCAGCATCACACCGATGGCTTGTACCAGCAGGTTCAACGCCAGCGCCATACGGCTTCCCAGCCGCAGGTGCAGCCGGTGCCAGAGGAAGCACGAAGGCACCGCGCCCAGACCGAAGACGGCCCAGACCTGCAACGGGTCGACGGCGGCGAGCCCGGACCTCATCAGCAGCGGCAGGTAGGTAGCGGTGATGATGTAGCCGAAGCCCGCCAGGCCGTAGATCAGCAGAATTGCACCGGCCGGGATGGGCGCGTCATGCGGTGCGGCGGCTGCCGACTGCGCCTGCTGTGGCGTGGGCGCCTGTCGCAGAGCCGGCCCTGCGAGCAGTGCGAGCACCAGCCCGGCCAACGCCAGGGCACACCAGATCGATGCGCTGCCCAGGCCAAAGGCGTTGCCCGCGGCGATCAGCTCCGCCGAGAGCAGGATGCCCAGCCCGACACCGGAGAACATCAGCGGCGCGCCGTGGCTCTCGCCCATCGTCTGCAGCAGCCATTGGGCGGCCCCAACCAGGGTCATGGCGCTGAAAATACCGGCGAGCAGACGCACGCAAATGGCGAACCAGACCGGTGCGGGAATCGCCATCGCCGCGAGGGCCGCTACGGTACCGGCCAGGGCCAGAATGCAGATGCGCGCGGCGTGGCGTTCGTGGCTGCGTGCCAGCAGCAGCGCGCCGAGCAGATAGCCGGCGTAGTTGGCCGACGCCGCCAGCGAGCCACCAGTGACGCTGAGCAGGCCGTCGCGCACCATCAATGGGTACAGGCCGGTAAAGGCGAAACGTCCAAAGCCCATGCCCACGGCGAGGATCAAGGCCGCCGAGAGTGCGGCGGGCAGGCGTCGCGCGCTGCTCATGGGCGTGCCGCCAGGATCTCGCGCCAGCGCCGGAACGCGCCGGTCGCGTAGCCCTCGCGCCAGATCAGCAGCGTATCCACTTCCAGCATCGGGACGACCTGCAGGCCGGGCATATCGCGCTGCAGCTCCAGCACCGAGCGCGGCAGCACACCGATGCAGGAACCGGCGTTCACGCAGGCCAGGATGCCGTGGTACGAACCGACTTCCTGCACCGCCAACGGCGCGCCGGCCAGCCAGCGTTCCGCCAGCAGGCGATAGGTGCAGCCACGGGCGAACCCGGCGAGAGTACGAATGCGCACGTCTTCCGGGCGCGCCACCGGCGGATGATTGGCGGGCAGCACCAGCAACAACTCTTCGCGGAACACCGGCTCGGCGCACAGGCCGCGTTCCAGTGTCGCTTCGAAGCCGG
The Pseudomonas triclosanedens DNA segment above includes these coding regions:
- a CDS encoding DUF4123 domain-containing protein encodes the protein MNVIQQWMHEQRRRGDSLYLILDAQCQPDTLKALNQMTQLPGAQAIYAGTPLAELQQAGPWLFELDEAALDLLTPLHDAPRQDWGWLASAPSGQIAAIARHWRERLLIGEPPRQLLYRFHDNRVLGRALHHLAEQDLPAYLGPMHAVCYWASGWRATRNPAPGNLPVPAAPAWLSLPEDHPQANSILRENLHRYLLAEHPEAYTGLASKQPPLEWLDSIIHQATQWQWKEPEALHLLLIQTLYDGHHRFPERWHPQPGETPTSHFQRALGEARFRPQGSDL
- the tssI gene encoding type VI secretion system tip protein TssI/VgrG, with the translated sequence MFANDITSRVTLRIDDFSQELLVWRATGEEAISQPYRFDIECVSERADIDLNRLLGKTAYLKLPGTDQGIHGVIYRAEFAEPGVRLSHYRLSLVPRLQLLAHRRNSRVFQHLRIPDIIATLLESHGILQGDYRFSELAVDYPEREYCVQYAESDLNFLQRICEEVGIHYHFQHTTENHVLVFGDDQTAFPLLPAPVSFHQGNGLVSDEPVIKRFSPIATIASSNVARRDYNFLQSSLTLEAEATTDLAPSLEDYDFPGHFDNRATGKRLSQRRLDLHRLQRDQATGDSDQPLLRSGYFLTLRDHPRSALNDLWLITSVSHTIVQSQALEELADATGDNDSQSYSNQFTVTPWAVPFRPPMKHPRPRVLVSQSAHVTGDSNDEICCDEFGRVKVVFPWSREGDLGARSSCWIRVASSWAGDRYGAVTIPRVGMEVLVSFYEGNPDNPVITACIPDSRHKPPYELPANRTRSVFRSHSSPGSTGYNELHIEDRAGQEQIYLHAERDLRQDIKNDSLLHIGNQRREIVEGNSLSQLNAEEHRIIQGDRKVHLCSNDHLWVSGDQHTRTNGVITVAAGQQIHLKAGAQLVIDAGSSISLHAGGHHILIGPGGIFSSTSIVLGGAPLPGLPATPLPPGELVAPPQPPEPPAAISVTQLGLMAASRRLQSDFCPICEACREGQCELGGAA
- a CDS encoding SDR family NAD(P)-dependent oxidoreductase, giving the protein MNLHLRDKLALVSGSTKGIGFAIAQGLAREGADVIINGRSQASVDEALGRLRAAQADARVEGFAGDLADPVQIAALVARHPVVDVLVNNLGIFDPKPFEEIPDEDWVRFLDVNLLSGVRLSRAYLPGMKRKNWGRVVFISSESGVQIPLEMIHYGVTKTAQLGLSRGLAESCAGTGVTVNAVLPGPTASEGVGDFVEKLSGGQPFEEFEAEFFRSARPSSLIKRFARPEEVANLVVYVCSEASSATNGAALRVDGGVVRSIV
- a CDS encoding putative quinol monooxygenase, encoding MSSPAIAIVRVRAAPGRAAMLEQHLGALRDQLRRQPGCQSCELWPLAVDHWQMQSHWISQSELDAHLSGPEAQQWLGHLGCGSLALGLEFESLSAD
- the pdxR gene encoding MocR-like pyridoxine biosynthesis transcription factor PdxR — protein: MELHLIIHGQKDLAGQLYRQLREAIDSGRLASGTRLPPSRLLAEQLGISRKTISDTYAQLTYEGVLVGKVGSGTFVNARAPRHERSQETFRFASQDNIDHWAGLNTRLSHPGAEGTARADFIGGATTRLQFPQEEWRRCVNHAMRQMNTPRGHYSRPEGLTQLRDGIAQHIAYARGVNCRLDDVMVCNGAQQALDLLARVMLRPGDKVAMEDPGYPPARLLFRMLGADVASVPVDAEGICVDRIPDGTRMIYTTPSHQFPLGMPMSPARREALLARAVELGALVIEDDYDSEFRYEGRPSDSLQSLDRHGVVAYIGTFSKVLLPELRLGYLILPPPLFPAVIRARQLSDWHSSTLPQWALAKFMAEGYLLKHIRRCHGIYAGRRERILARLAGDLAPWLEAVPSVAGFHLTALLHKDVSVPLLIELARKLDVGLYGLAPFYDQVPPREGLVLGFGAIDTLDIDPALDKVRNLLQQLG
- a CDS encoding carboxymuconolactone decarboxylase family protein; this translates as MEPRLDYYTASPEALKAVLTLEAAIFELSVERPLLELVRLRVSQVNNCAFCADMHAMEARRAGETERRLFAVSVWRESPFFTARERAALEWCEAVTLLSESRVPEAVFLHAREQFSERELVDLTVAIGAINCWNRLAVSFRQLPPP
- a CDS encoding YbfB/YjiJ family MFS transporter; the encoded protein is MSSARRLPAALSAALILAVGMGFGRFAFTGLYPLMVRDGLLSVTGGSLAASANYAGYLLGALLLARSHERHAARICILALAGTVAALAAMAIPAPVWFAICVRLLAGIFSAMTLVGAAQWLLQTMGESHGAPLMFSGVGLGILLSAELIAAGNAFGLGSASIWCALALAGLVLALLAGPALRQAPTPQQAQSAAAAPHDAPIPAGAILLIYGLAGFGYIITATYLPLLMRSGLAAVDPLQVWAVFGLGAVPSCFLWHRLHLRLGSRMALALNLLVQAIGVMLPALGQSALLYLGSAVLVGGSFMGTVTIAMPAARAVAGQVRFNMLAAMTALYGIGQIVGPLAASALRGLTGSFVPALGTAAGALLVGALCCLPLRRNASLAGDTSGRR